The nucleotide window TTCCAATATAAGGGGCTCAGTTAGTGGGGATGTGCTACATGTTGTCAGATGATGCTGTACCTGTTGCAGCCAGCTCTGCTGTGTCTTTGGTTGAGGTCTGTGGGGCATTGACTGCAATCTGAAGTTTCACACCTTTAGATTCAAGTCGTTTCAGGTGCTCAAAGACCTTTTGTCCCTGCAAAGCACACACATCAAAGGATGAAAAAAGGGGATTTAGTACAACCACCAATCACTTGATATATAGTGCAAAATCATGAGGTTGGGGATATGCCACTTTACTGACCTGAGAGTCAGAGGAGTCAGTGGACTCCAAATCGGCGCCTCGTAGCGTGAAGTAGAATGCAGCAATATGGACTGAGCTGTTGGCCTTGTCCAGCAGATGCAGCCAGCTGTCTGCGATGCTCTGTCTGGACATGGGAGAGGACTGGTAGAGACCTACAGGGATGCTCTCCACCAGATGTACTCTGAACAGAGAACAGTGTGATTGAAGTTATCCAGGCAGCATCCCAAATTAGAAGAGCACTTCAGTGGTCACTTCAGAGTGTTTTTTTATGAGTCCTGATAATGTGAATATCACAAACTCTTATTTTTCTCCAGAGACCAGAATAGGTCAGAAAGATTGACACTTTGTTGATATTTCTTACCGACAGTCAGTGCTACAGGGCTCTGGTACTAAGCCAAAGCCCTCGAGCCAGTGCAGCTCCAGCTGAGCCGTGAGCTGGGCCACGGACATGGGAAGCCCGTAGTGCCAAACATGCTGACCAAACCCTCCGAGAAGCAGCAAGACGGTGggaaggaagcagaggagggTAAAACTGAAGCATCCTGAGCTCTGCAAAATGACAGAAGTGCAATTTTAAGGTACAAACAAATGGATAAAGTTAATGGATAAAGATCGCAGCTTTGACAACAGGCTGGGAAACAGCTTAGGCTTGTGTTACATGCCACAGCTGTTGCTGCAGGGTGTGGTGAAATTCCTTTATATATGACTGACTCTGTTGAGACCACCAAGAAAACAGTATGACTGATGTCAGTGGAATCTATTAAGCAAGTACAGCAACATAACTCACCTTAGTTGACTGGGTTGATCTAACTTTAGCAGGCTTCTCTGATGCTacaggagctgcagattcatcCACGGCTCTTTTCTCTGCAAGTTTTGAAAACTCTGACTGGATTATATGTGGTTCGCGATGATCCTTCATCTCTCCTAAACTGTGGCGCTCGGATTTTTCACCTGTCACAGCCTCCTCACATTCAGCATCTGATGATGATCTACTGTCCTTTAATTCAAATACATTCATTGGCTCTGTTTCCCATGGTGGTTCTTCATCCATGATTGTAGCATCCCCTTGGCTGACCTCAGCTGTGTGATCACTCTCTGGAGACTCAGACTTTTCAGTGTCTCCAGAGGCAGTGAGGGTAATCCTGCCTTTAACCTCAATGTCAtgcttctctgctgtgtcttcCTGTGGCTTTTGGTTGAGGAAGCCCTCATGTGGAAGGACTTAGAGTGGCATCTGGTATGGtatctgcttctgtttctgagGTTTTGCTCTTGTCTTGCTCTGGTAAATGTTGCTCTGACCCTTGTTCTGGTCTTAGGGCAGGTCGGGGGCTTGCAGTCATAAGATGCTGCACAGATTCAGACAAACTCCAGCTCTTGGGTGCTGTAATCAGGGAGCTAGAAGCCATTGCAGCAGCTTGTTCTGAGCTGCTGAATGGAGAGGTGGCTTCAAGGCTGATTTTGGGGGCTCGGAGTGATGGCAGGGGGAGTGCTGTTTCTCTGACATCGGGTGGTTTGGCCTTTGACGACTCCACACTTCCATATCCAGCTTTCTCATGAGGCGGAGTTACATGGACAGGGGTATCTTTCTTGGGAACAGGCAGCTCCGTGTTCTGGCTTGCACCGGTAGGTCGTTTATGGAAAGTCGGGATGCGAGAGACGGGTTTCCCACCTTTGCGGTTCATGTCTTCTTTCTCCTCAAGCTCTTTTTTTGCAGCCTTGTCGTCAGCCTGCAGACGGTCCAGCAGAACACTACAATGCTTCAGTTCCTTTAGGGGACAGAATCACATTAGGAAAACCACATGCAGATAAGTTTTTACCCACTGGCTCTGAATAGCCTCACAACAAAACCTTTGCATGTAACATGTACTTTTGAAAAAGCATCAACAGACTCAAACAAACTCAATATACTCCATTCTTTTTACTCTCTGTCTCAGTACAGGTTAACAACTATACAGCACTGTATATTACCTTGAGAGGCTTCTGTAGCCCTGCTAAAAGCTAAAGTAGCCACACCTATTCAAATGAGCTCTCCTGACTGGTACACCTCCACATGGCTGCCGCAGACTGTTCAACATGTTGTTATGGATGTCAATATTTGTTTATGAACCTGAaatgttaccatggcaaccataTCGCTGTTAAAGCTGAACATTCTAACTTGCTCTGTCAACAATGCTGATATTCCACAGCAACCATATTTCAGAGTTCCAGGGCATAAACGGTTTACTGACTGTGCTTCTGAGGATGTTGAATTATTCTGACCacaaaatgtatgtaatgtattgTAATCTCACTACAAATGTGTTTATTGGCTGATAAAAAAGGCAGACAAGTAACTCAATTTccaatgttttgtgtttgtttatgtccCACTGTCATGACTACACAGCCCTTTTTCTTGtaagacattttgaaatgtcacaggaaGTGTCACTGAACCGACGCTGTCATGGTTTACTGGgacagagccatcattaatgttattagtgacagctgtgcttttcctactatgacatgagaaaaagacagattaaGTCCAACTGATATAGGCAGgtttttctgccaatgttaATATCAACATTTGATAAAGATCCAACAATTAGATATTAGccaatagtttttctttcataaacaacaaaataatacttTTGATAATAATTTTGATCTGCGTCCATGATATTTACTGAGTGGGACATTTTGtagttgaaaaacaaatgacgAAGTGTAACAAATTATGTGATATAACCACTGTATTTGAGTTACCTGAAACATATCTTGGCATTTATGTACTGCAATTTCTTGTTAATTGTCAGCCAACCTGTACACTGATACCAATTTAGTGAATTACTTTATGACTGCTCTTGAAAAGCTATATTCAGATGTATAAACTTGACTAATTGCATGTATGACCTTCATGTCTAATATTATGTCCATCACATTGAATATTTTAAGTCAGATGCAGTAATGCTGtgcaaaaatgtcatttgtcaGACATTTTAGATATTTAGATTCTTATCAAACATGCAGTCCCTTCATGGCGGGTCTGATCTGTCCTAACTTCATTCTACAGCATGACAATGACTAAACATTCAGCCAGAGACATAAAAACTATCTTCAGCAACTAGAAGAATAaagagtcctgcaacagatggtctgggccccacagagccctgacctcaacatCATGGGATTAcatgaggagacagaagacagtgagACTGAGCCgaaatccacagaggaactgagcAAAGTTCTTCAAGATGCTATCAACCTATCTGCCAAGtgccttgaaaaaaaaatagtgctgttttaaaggcaaagggtggtcacaccaaatattgatttgttttaggttttctctgtttgtagAACTTTGTATGAAGTTGACTGATATACAAGCTCCCCAAGTTTACATTAATATTGATTTTGACACTGGCCTCAAAACTGCAGTGCTGGTTGTGCTCTCCTCTTTAAACACTCGTCGTCTTAATATATAAATCAGCTTTACTTCTCTACAATCAGGGTAAAGGAGATTAAGACACTTCCGCACTGGCTTGCCAGTATTTCCTGGTGATGATTGcatgctgctgcacacacattattatttcTCTCACCACAAGGATGTATAAATAAGAGCTGGCCACACCCATGCATCCTAGGTAGACTCTGCTTTTTATGCAAATACAGAATAAGATGCAACAGAAAGAGGTGAGTATGTTGGAGTTTTCTGCAAGGTGAATTATAGCCTACCGTTAGATCTGCCTCCtcagcagcttcctcctccagctcagccGGTGGACTCCGGTCTCTCTCCATCACTTGGCCTTGGACAGACTCAGAGTCTGACTCATCTGACTCCTGACAGGACCACAGCGGTTAAGTTAATAAGCAGCAAGCTGCAGTGTAATAAAGCACCAGTCATGCACTCACGTAAGACTAAAGGGCGTACAGTGTGGATCTT belongs to Lates calcarifer isolate ASB-BC8 linkage group LG8, TLL_Latcal_v3, whole genome shotgun sequence and includes:
- the pld7 gene encoding LOW QUALITY PROTEIN: 5'-3' exonuclease PLD3 (The sequence of the model RefSeq protein was modified relative to this genomic sequence to represent the inferred CDS: deleted 2 bases in 2 codons); the encoded protein is MPMVLRSRKSIRPSQATEEELPDPTPAKSRRSTRLHGRITYAESDESDSESVQGQVMERDRSPPAELEEEAAEEADLTELKHCSVLLDRLQADDKAAKKELEEKEDMNRKESWIWKCGVVKGQTTRCQRNSTPPAITPSPQISLEATSPFSSSEQAAAMASSSLITAPKSWSLSESVQHLMTASPRPALRPEQGSEQHLPEQDKSKTSETEADTIPDATLSPSHEGFLNQKPQEDTAEKHDIEVKGRITLTASGDTEKSESPESDHTAEVSQGDATIMDEEPPWETEPMNVFELKDSRSSSDAECEEAVTGEKSERHSLGEMKDHREPHIIQSEFSKLAEKRAVDESAAPVASEKPAKVRSTQSTKSSGCFSFTLLCFLPTVLLLLGGFGQHVWHYGLPMSVAQLTAQLELHWLEGFGLVPEPCSTDCRVHLVESIPVGLYQSSPMSRQSIADSWLHLLDKANSSVHIAAFYFTLRGADLESTDSSDSQGQKVFEHLKRLESKGVKLQIAVNAPQTSTKDTAELAATGAEVREVDLKAVTGGIVHTKLWVVDQKHFYLGSANMDWRSLSQVKEVGLAVEDCSCLAQDAFRIFGVYWSIGGANNGSLPPYWPARLSALSSSQNPLHLKFNGVPAQVYLSSAPPQISARGRSDDLATILTVISDAQKFIYISVMDYLPLSQYTEPLRFWPAIDSALRTAACTRGVQVRLMVSCWEHSPAAMFTFLQSLLVLNRPPLKCDIDIKIFTVPSTPEQMKILFARVNHAKYMVTDRVVYIGTSNWSENYFTQTAGVGLVVNQTGSEVGKGQQTLQSQAEELFLRDWRSQYASTLPADDVDICPHGQH